The Candidatus Desulfofervidus auxilii sequence TATCCTGTAGCTATTCAACTTCGTTATTTGCAAACTTTAAGGGAAATTGCTACTGAAAACAATTCTGTTACTGTATTCCCAATACCAGTAGATCTCATCACACCATTTATTAAATTTAAAGCAGAAAAATGAAAAAAATAATCATCTTTTATCTTTTCTTTTTTTTATTTGCCTGCATGACCAATGTGAGAATAAAAGGAAAACCACCTGTTATAAAAGCTGCTTTTGCACCAAAAGTAGTAAAGCCAGGGACAGATTGGCGAGTATATTTAGAAGTAGAGGATTCTGATGGTGATTTAGAGAAAATTTATGTATTTATCTATCAACCTGGTATTGGTATGTATCCACCTTGGGTGGCCAAAATTCCTCAAAAACATAGTTTAAAATTAAAAGGTTATTTTACACTTTTTATCCCTAACAACTTATGGTGTTCAAAATTAAAGATAGAAATATTTTTTAAAGATAAAGCTGGTCAGAAAACTGAAACTGTTTACTTCCCATTAAAAGTAGTTTATAAAAAAGAGCCTTTATTAAATGTGAATTCAGATTTTAAAAAATATTTAGGTAGGATTGACATAAATTTAATTTCACCTTTATTTGATAGGTATAAATTAGGAACAGATTGGATATGGGGGAGGTAAAAAGATGGAAGAAACTCAAGAAAAATTAACTCTGCCTGATAAACCTATTGAAAAACTTACTATTAAAGAATTAAGGGAAATTGCTTTAAAAATTCCTGGTGTAGAAGGTGTACATGGAATGAATAAAGAAGAGCTTATCATTCTTATTAAGCGTTATTTTGGGATTAAGGAGGAAAAGAAGAAAGATGTTGCTTCGATTCGTGAGTTGAAAAGGAAAATAAAAGAATTAAAAGCAAAAAAGGAAGAGGCAAGGGCAAGAGGAGATAAAAAGATGGTAGAGATATTAAGGCGTCGTATTAGTCGTTTGAAAAAAAGGACAAGACGTTTGGCTGCCTAATTGATTTTTTAAAAAAATTAAGTTATAAGCAAGACTGTTTATAAGCTTTTTTAATTTTAGGGGAGATTGGTGAATCTAACATTGCCAAAATATTTGCAAGAACTTAAACCTTATATAGCTGGTAAATCAATTAGTGAAGTGCAAAAAAAATATGGAATTTCTAAATTAATAAAATTGGCTTCTAATGAAAATCCTCTTGGCCCATCTCCTAAGGCAATAGAGGCAATTAAAAATGCATTAAAAGATATTCATAGATACCCAGATAGTCAGATAAAAGAATTGAGATATAAAATTGCTGCTATTTCTCAATTAAAACCTGAACAAGTAGTAGTAGGTAATGGTTCAGATGAAATTATGGGATTAATTGGACAAGCCTTGCTTTTACCTAAAGAAGAGGTAATTATTCCTTATCCTGCCTTTTCTATTTATGAAAAGGTGGCTACCCTTGCCCAGGCTATATTGATTAAAGTACCATTGAAAAACTTAGCTATAGATCTGGAAACAATCAAAGAAAAAATTTCAAAAAAGACAAAATTGATATTTCTTACAAATCCTCATAATCCTACTGGCAGTTTCTTTGATGCAAATGCCTTAGAAGCATTTCTTAAAAATATTCCATCTTCTACTTTAGTTGTATTAGATGAAGCTTATGTTAATTTTGTTTCTCAAGAGAAAAGATTTGATAGTGTTATTTATTTAAAAAAATTTCCAAATCTTATTATATTACGCACTTTTTCTAAAGCTTATGGTCTAGCAGGATTGCGAATAGGTTATGGGCTTATGAGTGCAGAATTAGCTAGTTTTTTAGAAGCTGTACGTTATCCTTTTAATGTTAATTTTCTTGCTCAAGTAGCAGCAGCCGCTGCACTTGAGGATAAAGAATTTCTTGAAAA is a genomic window containing:
- the hisC gene encoding histidinol-phosphate transaminase — protein: MNLTLPKYLQELKPYIAGKSISEVQKKYGISKLIKLASNENPLGPSPKAIEAIKNALKDIHRYPDSQIKELRYKIAAISQLKPEQVVVGNGSDEIMGLIGQALLLPKEEVIIPYPAFSIYEKVATLAQAILIKVPLKNLAIDLETIKEKISKKTKLIFLTNPHNPTGSFFDANALEAFLKNIPSSTLVVLDEAYVNFVSQEKRFDSVIYLKKFPNLIILRTFSKAYGLAGLRIGYGLMSAELASFLEAVRYPFNVNFLAQVAAAAALEDKEFLEKTCQIVQKERNFLIKSLTSIGVKVYPSEANFLLIYVGKRAMEIYENLLKKGIIVRPLTSYGLSDYLRISVGKHAENQVFIEVFKELWQR
- a CDS encoding transcription termination factor Rho produces the protein MEETQEKLTLPDKPIEKLTIKELREIALKIPGVEGVHGMNKEELIILIKRYFGIKEEKKKDVASIRELKRKIKELKAKKEEARARGDKKMVEILRRRISRLKKRTRRLAA